The Deinococcus hopiensis KR-140 sequence CGAAGGCAGCGGGGCTGGCCCATAACGCCGTACTGGAACTCACGGGGGGTGAGCCGTCCAACCGTAGAACAGCCTAACCGCTCGGCACACCAGGCGATTTGACCTTTGGCCCACTACTGAAACGAACTGTCGCCCCCCACGCGCACGCCCTCGTAATAGGCATACGCGGCGCTGTAGCAGGCGGGCCGGGCGTACCAGCTCTTGGCCGCGCAGGTGGCCTTCATGTTGACGAAAAAGGCCTCGTCGCTGCTCTTGCGGTTGGCGTCGGTGCGCCCGTATACCTTGAGGTTGCGGTAGGCGAAGTCGTGGACATTGCAGGCGGGGCGGAAATCCTCGCGGTAGCCCAGGCCCAAGCCGTCGGGGGCGCTGCACCCGTCGCGGCTCCAGTCGAGGCCGGCGTAGGGGCTCTCTGTGCCCGCATAGGTCACGTACTGCCCGCTGTAGTTGCCCACTGTGCCCCAGCCTGTGCGTTTGATGTAGGCGAGGCGGTCGGCGGCGAGGTCCGCCCCAGTGATGGCCGGGGCCACGGGGCGGCTGAGCTCGGCGGGCCGCTCGCCGTAGGCTTCCTGGAGTGCGGCGAGCAGTCCGGCGTCGTTCCCGTAGTGGGCGAGGATGGCCTGGCTGCCCTCGTCCTGAAGCTCGGCGCGGGCCGCGTACGCTGCGGCATGGTCAGCAGGGGCGCTGGCGCTGGAGACGGGAGCCTGTCCACAGGCGGCGAGGGCGGCGGTCAGGGCAAGGGCGGGGACGACGTGCTTCATGCGTGACTCCTGGGAATGAGGTTGTGGTCGCCCGCACAGCCTACCGCGCCAGGTGGGATGGACGTGTTATAGGAATTCCGGTGAATCAGGTATTGCATACCTGATTCACCGGAATGAACAGGAAAAACGGTGACGGATAGGCGCGGAATCACCGAAACGGAGGGGAGCGGAAGAGATGCGACGGCTTACCCGGAAACCGTATTGCGGCTGTGCTAGGGGAAGGGGCGGCCCTCTTGCCCACCGTTCACTTCCCCCTACCCCAACGAAAAAACCGCTCCCACAAAGGGAGCGGTCTTCAAGCGCAGACGTTTACTTCCCAGCCGCCTCGATCAGCGCAGGCACAATCTGGCCTACGTCGCCAACAATGCCGTAGTCGGCCACCTTGAAGATGGGCGCTTCAGCGTCCTTGTTGATCGCCACGATGTACTTGCTCTTGCCCATGCCGGACAGGTGCTGCACC is a genomic window containing:
- a CDS encoding phospholipase A2 — encoded protein: MKHVVPALALTAALAACGQAPVSSASAPADHAAAYAARAELQDEGSQAILAHYGNDAGLLAALQEAYGERPAELSRPVAPAITGADLAADRLAYIKRTGWGTVGNYSGQYVTYAGTESPYAGLDWSRDGCSAPDGLGLGYREDFRPACNVHDFAYRNLKVYGRTDANRKSSDEAFFVNMKATCAAKSWYARPACYSAAYAYYEGVRVGGDSSFQ